One Bacteroidota bacterium genomic window carries:
- the lepA gene encoding elongation factor 4 encodes MENIRNFCIIAHIDHGKSTLADRLLMKTGTLSERDFKDQVLDDMDLERERGITIKSHAIQMYYKFEGVDYKLNLIDTPGHVDFSYEVSRSIAACEGALLVIDATQGIQAQTISNLYLALEHDLTIIPVLNKMDMQNAMPEEVKDQIVDLIGCERTDIIEASGKSGLGVEAILDAIIHLIPPPKGDVNAPLEALIFDSVFNSFRGIFAYFKIMNGTIKKGDLVKFYATKKEYYADEVGVLRLKPEARNQLSAGDVGYIISGIKTSPEVKVGDTITHVARPCLKAIEGFEDVKPMVFAGIYPVDADDYEDLRASMEKLQLNDASLVFEPESSAALGFGFRCGFLGLLHMEIVQERLDREFNMDVITTVPNVSFKVLKTDGEWIDVHNPSGLPHVTKIQQVDEPYIYAQIITHADYVGSIMNLCIDRRGILKNQSYLTTDRVEITFEMPLSEIVFDFYDKLKSISKGYASFDYHVTGYKEADLVCLDILLNGEMVDALSALIHKGHAYSFGKKICEKLKELIPRQQFDIAIQAAIGAKIIARETVKAVRKDVTAKCYGGDITRKRKLLEKQKKGKKRMRQVGNVEVPQEAFLAVLKLD; translated from the coding sequence GGGAAAAGTACGCTGGCCGACAGACTTTTAATGAAAACGGGCACACTCTCCGAGCGCGACTTTAAGGACCAGGTTTTGGACGATATGGACTTGGAGCGGGAGCGGGGCATTACCATTAAAAGTCATGCCATACAGATGTATTATAAATTCGAAGGTGTAGATTATAAGCTCAATCTGATTGACACTCCTGGTCACGTAGATTTTTCATACGAAGTTTCACGGTCTATTGCTGCCTGCGAGGGTGCTTTGCTTGTGATAGATGCCACCCAGGGCATTCAGGCGCAAACCATTTCTAACCTTTACCTGGCCCTGGAACACGACTTAACCATAATCCCGGTGTTGAATAAGATGGACATGCAAAATGCCATGCCCGAAGAAGTGAAAGATCAGATTGTGGACCTGATTGGTTGTGAACGCACTGATATTATTGAGGCCAGTGGCAAATCAGGACTTGGTGTGGAAGCCATTCTCGACGCAATAATTCACCTGATACCTCCTCCAAAAGGTGATGTGAATGCACCACTTGAGGCACTCATTTTCGATTCAGTGTTTAATTCCTTCCGGGGCATTTTTGCCTATTTCAAAATAATGAATGGCACCATTAAAAAGGGCGACCTGGTAAAATTTTATGCCACAAAAAAAGAATACTATGCCGATGAGGTTGGTGTTTTGCGTCTTAAACCCGAAGCCAGAAACCAACTGAGCGCAGGCGATGTGGGCTACATTATTTCGGGCATCAAAACATCACCCGAGGTGAAGGTGGGCGATACAATTACCCATGTAGCAAGGCCATGCCTAAAGGCCATTGAGGGTTTCGAAGATGTGAAGCCCATGGTGTTTGCCGGAATCTACCCTGTCGATGCCGACGACTATGAAGACCTGCGTGCCTCAATGGAAAAACTTCAGCTCAACGATGCCTCGCTGGTTTTTGAACCCGAAAGTTCCGCAGCCTTGGGTTTCGGATTCCGATGTGGTTTTTTAGGTCTCCTGCATATGGAAATTGTTCAGGAACGTCTCGATCGCGAGTTTAACATGGATGTAATTACTACGGTACCCAACGTTTCCTTTAAAGTATTAAAAACAGACGGTGAGTGGATTGATGTACACAATCCTTCCGGCTTGCCCCATGTAACCAAAATACAGCAGGTCGATGAACCTTATATTTATGCCCAGATTATTACCCATGCCGATTACGTGGGGTCTATCATGAATCTTTGTATCGACCGAAGGGGCATTCTTAAAAATCAATCATACCTCACTACCGACAGGGTAGAGATTACCTTTGAAATGCCCTTGTCTGAAATTGTATTCGATTTTTACGATAAACTAAAAAGTATTTCAAAAGGATATGCTTCTTTCGATTACCATGTTACCGGTTACAAAGAGGCCGACCTGGTTTGCCTTGATATTCTCTTAAACGGCGAAATGGTCGATGCGCTTTCGGCACTTATACACAAAGGGCATGCCTACAGCTTTGGAAAGAAAATCTGTGAAAAGCTGAAGGAACTCATTCCACGTCAGCAATTCGATATTGCCATACAAGCAGCCATTGGGGCCAAAATAATTGCACGCGAAACCGTGAAAGCTGTAAGAAAAGATGTTACTGCAAAATGTTATGGTGGCGATATTACCCGTAAGCGCAAGCTGCTCGAGAAACAGAAAAAGGGTAAAAAGCGTATGCGCCAGGTAGGCAATGTGGAAGTACCACAGGAAGCATTCCTTGCCGTACTTAAACTCGATTAA
- a CDS encoding peptidoglycan DD-metalloendopeptidase family protein: MKKRVLILIPVLLVLVGLIVFGIYYTYHRIPLGKMKASEPADSVVIDIPTLYGISLDSFNIEEGRIKPNQTLGNLLKAYNLPEGAFQALLTIPSDTFDLRKVRAGNKFVLFFDKDTSRTLRYFVYEHTLVDYNMVCFFDSVWATNGRKKVDVVRQHYRGKIETSLWNAMTSANINPMLANDLSDIYAWSIDFFGLQVGDSFSVVCDEEFVDTISLGCGKIHAAYFRHAEKDFYAVPFVQNQVESYFDLEGNSLRKAFLKAPLRFSRISSGFSHSRLHPVLKIHRPHHGVDYAAPAGTPVYAIGDGKIIAADYGYNKGGGNSIKIRHNSVYTTAYLHLKGFAKGIKAGIYVKQGDLIGYVGSTGLSTGPHLDFRFYKNGHPVNPLSVEAPPVEPILEENKSAFDSVKVVTLNLLKNH, translated from the coding sequence ATGAAAAAAAGAGTCTTAATTCTTATTCCTGTTTTATTGGTGTTGGTAGGTCTGATTGTATTTGGCATTTATTACACCTACCATCGTATTCCACTTGGCAAAATGAAGGCCAGTGAACCGGCTGATAGTGTAGTAATTGATATTCCTACACTTTATGGAATTTCACTTGACTCTTTCAACATAGAGGAGGGTAGAATCAAGCCTAACCAGACTTTAGGAAATTTGCTTAAAGCCTATAATTTACCTGAGGGAGCTTTTCAGGCACTCTTAACCATTCCTTCCGATACTTTCGATTTGAGAAAAGTACGCGCAGGAAACAAGTTTGTGCTTTTCTTCGATAAAGACACCTCTCGTACCTTGCGGTATTTTGTGTACGAGCATACACTGGTCGATTATAATATGGTTTGCTTTTTCGACAGTGTCTGGGCCACAAATGGCCGTAAAAAAGTAGACGTGGTAAGACAGCATTATCGCGGTAAGATTGAAACTTCGCTCTGGAATGCGATGACATCGGCCAATATTAATCCAATGCTGGCTAACGATCTTTCCGACATCTATGCCTGGAGCATCGATTTTTTCGGACTTCAGGTGGGAGATAGCTTTAGTGTTGTATGCGATGAGGAGTTTGTAGATACCATTTCGTTAGGTTGTGGAAAAATCCATGCGGCCTATTTCAGGCATGCAGAAAAAGATTTTTATGCGGTTCCCTTTGTTCAGAACCAGGTCGAAAGCTACTTCGATCTCGAAGGAAACAGCCTGCGAAAAGCCTTCCTCAAAGCTCCTTTACGTTTTTCACGCATCAGTTCTGGGTTTTCACATAGCCGGCTTCATCCGGTATTGAAAATACACCGTCCTCATCACGGGGTAGACTATGCCGCACCGGCTGGAACGCCTGTATATGCCATAGGCGATGGTAAAATTATTGCTGCTGACTATGGCTACAATAAAGGAGGGGGTAACTCGATAAAAATCAGGCACAACAGTGTGTATACTACTGCATACCTACATTTAAAAGGATTTGCAAAAGGTATTAAAGCAGGCATTTATGTGAAGCAGGGTGATTTAATTGGTTATGTAGGTTCAACCGGTCTTTCAACCGGCCCTCACCTCGACTTCAGGTTCTACAAAAATGGTCATCCTGTGAATCCACTTTCAGTAGAAGCACCGCCTGTAGAGCCCATTTTAGAGGAGAATAAAAGTGCATTCGATTCGGTAAAAGTAGTAACCCTTAATCTTTTAAAGAACCACTAG
- a CDS encoding phosphoribosylglycinamide formyltransferase produces the protein MNKIAIFASGSGTNAENIALHFRNHPSVVVDSIYCNKPDAFVLQRAERLGIPAFLFQRESFYQSSDLLETLQQRKIDYLILAGFLWLIPAYLIQAYPQRIINIHPALLPKYGGKGMYGMHVHEAVKNSGDKETGISIHFVNEHYDEGNIIFQARCAISPTDSPAAIAEKVHQLEYTYFPQTIEKVILSGKYQH, from the coding sequence ATGAATAAGATAGCAATCTTTGCTTCCGGATCGGGAACCAATGCAGAAAACATTGCACTTCATTTCAGAAATCACCCATCGGTTGTTGTTGATTCTATTTATTGCAACAAGCCAGATGCTTTTGTGTTACAAAGAGCAGAAAGACTAGGTATTCCGGCCTTTTTGTTTCAGCGCGAAAGCTTTTACCAGAGTAGCGATCTTTTGGAAACACTTCAGCAGAGAAAGATTGACTACCTGATTCTTGCAGGCTTTTTATGGCTGATCCCTGCTTACCTGATTCAGGCGTATCCGCAACGAATTATTAACATCCATCCGGCACTTTTACCTAAATATGGTGGCAAGGGCATGTACGGCATGCATGTACATGAGGCCGTTAAAAATTCTGGCGATAAGGAAACTGGTATCAGCATACACTTTGTGAACGAGCATTACGACGAAGGAAACATCATCTTTCAGGCCCGGTGCGCCATATCTCCAACAGATTCACCAGCCGCGATTGCTGAAAAGGTGCATCAACTCGAATATACCTATTTCCCGCAAACAATAGAAAAGGTTATTTTATCAGGTAAGTACCAACATTAG
- a CDS encoding acyl carrier protein: MSDITSRVKAIIVDKLGVDESEVTPEASFTNDLGADSLDTVELIMEFEKEFNIGIPDDQAEKIGTVGDAINYIQENVK, translated from the coding sequence ATGTCTGACATTACTTCCAGAGTAAAAGCAATTATCGTTGACAAACTTGGTGTTGACGAAAGTGAAGTAACCCCTGAAGCTAGTTTTACTAACGACCTGGGTGCCGATTCGCTTGATACAGTTGAGCTGATTATGGAGTTTGAAAAAGAATTCAACATTGGAATTCCGGATGACCAAGCTGAAAAAATTGGTACTGTAGGTGATGCAATCAACTACATTCAAGAAAACGTAAAGTAA
- a CDS encoding EamA family transporter gives MIWSKRWFQYSILLFLAFIWGSSFILMKIGLKSFSSEQAAGIRIFLASLVLLPLSIIHLRSLRRKDVKYLMVAGFFGSLIPAFLFTKAQTRIDSALAGMLNSLTPVFTLIVGLLFHQTKTRWMQVLGLILGFVGALGLIASGSNVSLQNVNSYAFFIVLATSLYAININVVKTHLTHLKGVQITSLSFFFVGPVALGFLLVSDFGPVLQSPGWPYHFAALAVLGIVGTAFAMLFMNSLIRYTSAVFASSVTYIIPVFAIIWGIMDGETITWIHLSFMAVVLTGVYLINRKH, from the coding sequence ATGATCTGGAGTAAACGTTGGTTTCAGTATAGCATTCTGCTCTTTTTGGCATTTATTTGGGGTAGTTCGTTTATTCTCATGAAAATTGGCTTAAAAAGCTTTTCAAGCGAACAGGCTGCCGGTATTCGTATATTTTTGGCCTCGCTGGTGCTTCTTCCTCTTTCCATTATTCATCTTCGATCCCTCAGAAGAAAAGATGTTAAATACCTAATGGTGGCTGGATTCTTTGGCAGTCTTATTCCTGCTTTTCTGTTTACCAAAGCCCAAACACGAATCGATAGCGCTTTGGCTGGTATGCTGAATTCGCTAACTCCCGTATTTACGCTTATTGTTGGTTTGCTTTTTCACCAAACCAAAACCCGATGGATGCAAGTTCTTGGACTTATATTGGGCTTTGTGGGTGCCTTAGGTCTTATTGCTTCCGGAAGCAATGTCTCGTTACAAAACGTCAACAGTTATGCTTTTTTTATTGTCTTGGCTACCAGTTTATACGCTATCAACATCAATGTGGTGAAAACTCACCTCACTCATCTCAAGGGGGTTCAGATTACTTCCTTGTCTTTTTTCTTTGTCGGACCAGTTGCCCTTGGTTTTCTGCTGGTCTCTGATTTTGGGCCTGTACTCCAGTCGCCCGGCTGGCCTTATCATTTCGCAGCCCTGGCTGTTTTGGGCATTGTAGGAACCGCCTTTGCGATGTTGTTTATGAACAGCCTGATACGTTACACTTCTGCAGTATTTGCCTCGTCGGTTACCTATATCATCCCCGTTTTTGCAATCATCTGGGGTATTATGGATGGTGAAACTATTACCTGGATACATCTGAGTTTTATGGCTGTTGTGCTTACAGGTGTATACCTTATCAACCGTAAACATTAA
- a CDS encoding leucine--tRNA ligase, which translates to MDYRFTEIEKKWQDYWEKNKTFKTHNDYTNPKKFYALDMFPYPSGSGLHVGHPEGYTATDIVSRYKRMKGFNVLHPMGWDAFGLPAEQYAIQTGTHPSITTRNNCDNFRRQIKALGLAYDWDREINTTDPKYFKWTQWIFMRLYNTWFDASLQKGRHISELPVPEEIKAQGPSAVRTYTDSKRLAYYDNAQVWWCNTCKIVCANEEVLNDGSHEKCGTKEVVRKNLKQWMLRIPHYAERLLRGLDNLDWPEGVKDMQRNWIGRSTGAEVDFELEGLQEKLKVYTTRPDTLFGATYMVIAPEHPLLDKITLPGEILKVKNYIQQASLKSDLDRTELAKEKTGVFTGRFAINPVTGQKIQVWVADYVLMGYGTGAIMAVPAHDARDFEFAGVYKLPVVCILDPASASSELREKVLAGKACWTEDGLYINSANPSKGININGLSKEKGIASITAWLEKSGLGKGAVNYKIRDWLFSRQRYWGEPFPVKHYEDGVIELVEESELPVTLPELEKFEPGVNGESPLANSTAWLFGEDKKGKFRRETNTMPQWAGSCWYYLRYIDTANDQEPFSQEAVNYWMPVDLYIGGAEHAVLHLLYSRFWHKVLFDLGIVSTDEPYQKLYNQGMILAFAYETAAGSKVPSDEVEEREGLYYHKSTGEELNQIVAKMSKSLKNVVNPDDVVASYGADSLRLYEMFMGPLDATKPWTDTGVKGVYNFLQRAFRFFSELDNLFEGEEDREVLKALHQSIKKVESDIEALKFNTAISQFMIFTNLALKKGKVTKDTAQSFIRILAPFAPHMSEELWNLYGNSNSIAFAAWPEVNETYLVEDSFEYPVSFNGKMRFKLEFPIDELPANIEKATLEHERSQKYLEGLQVVKVVVVPRKIINIVVK; encoded by the coding sequence ATGGATTACCGATTTACCGAAATTGAGAAGAAATGGCAGGATTACTGGGAAAAGAATAAAACATTTAAAACCCATAACGATTATACCAATCCGAAGAAATTCTATGCCCTTGATATGTTTCCCTACCCTTCAGGCAGTGGTTTGCATGTGGGTCACCCCGAAGGATATACAGCCACAGACATTGTAAGCCGCTACAAACGTATGAAAGGGTTTAATGTATTGCACCCCATGGGTTGGGATGCGTTTGGGCTTCCCGCTGAGCAATATGCCATTCAAACCGGTACTCATCCTTCCATTACTACCCGCAACAATTGCGATAATTTCCGCCGGCAAATCAAGGCATTGGGCTTGGCCTATGATTGGGACCGTGAAATCAATACCACCGATCCGAAGTATTTTAAGTGGACACAGTGGATTTTTATGCGTCTTTACAATACCTGGTTTGATGCCAGCCTTCAGAAAGGTAGGCACATTAGCGAACTGCCAGTGCCAGAAGAAATAAAGGCCCAGGGTCCATCTGCTGTAAGAACCTATACCGATTCGAAAAGGCTGGCCTACTACGACAATGCACAAGTATGGTGGTGCAATACTTGCAAAATCGTGTGTGCGAACGAAGAGGTGCTTAACGATGGCTCGCATGAAAAATGTGGTACCAAAGAAGTTGTGCGCAAAAACCTCAAACAATGGATGCTTCGCATACCACATTACGCCGAAAGATTGTTAAGAGGACTCGATAATCTGGACTGGCCTGAAGGTGTGAAAGACATGCAACGCAATTGGATTGGTCGTTCCACTGGTGCCGAGGTCGATTTTGAACTTGAAGGGCTGCAGGAAAAACTCAAAGTGTATACTACCCGTCCCGACACACTTTTTGGGGCCACTTATATGGTAATTGCTCCGGAGCATCCATTGCTCGATAAAATTACCCTGCCCGGCGAAATCCTTAAAGTTAAAAATTACATACAACAGGCTTCCCTGAAATCTGATCTGGACAGAACCGAATTAGCTAAAGAAAAAACGGGAGTATTTACAGGACGTTTTGCTATTAATCCGGTTACCGGGCAAAAAATTCAGGTATGGGTAGCCGATTATGTGTTGATGGGATATGGCACAGGAGCCATTATGGCTGTGCCAGCTCATGATGCACGCGACTTTGAATTTGCGGGAGTTTACAAGCTGCCGGTTGTTTGTATTCTCGATCCAGCCTCGGCCAGCAGCGAGTTGCGCGAAAAAGTGCTTGCCGGTAAAGCCTGCTGGACCGAAGATGGATTGTACATCAATTCGGCAAACCCATCGAAAGGAATAAACATAAACGGGCTGAGCAAAGAAAAAGGAATTGCAAGCATCACTGCATGGCTCGAGAAAAGTGGATTGGGGAAGGGAGCTGTGAATTATAAAATTCGCGATTGGTTATTCAGCCGTCAGCGTTATTGGGGAGAACCCTTTCCCGTGAAACATTACGAAGATGGTGTCATTGAATTGGTAGAGGAATCGGAATTGCCTGTGACTTTACCTGAGCTGGAGAAATTTGAACCCGGCGTCAATGGCGAATCGCCTCTTGCCAATTCAACAGCCTGGCTGTTTGGAGAAGATAAAAAAGGTAAGTTTCGCCGCGAAACCAACACCATGCCGCAATGGGCCGGATCGTGCTGGTATTACCTTCGCTACATCGATACAGCGAACGACCAGGAACCTTTTTCGCAGGAGGCTGTAAACTATTGGATGCCGGTTGATCTGTATATTGGCGGCGCCGAGCATGCTGTGCTACATCTATTATACAGCCGGTTCTGGCACAAAGTACTTTTCGATCTTGGAATTGTTTCAACAGACGAACCTTATCAAAAGCTCTACAACCAGGGAATGATTCTGGCTTTTGCCTACGAAACTGCTGCAGGTTCCAAGGTGCCTTCCGATGAGGTGGAAGAACGTGAAGGCTTGTATTATCATAAATCAACGGGCGAAGAGTTGAATCAGATTGTGGCAAAAATGTCGAAATCGCTCAAAAATGTTGTGAATCCAGACGACGTGGTTGCCAGCTACGGTGCCGATAGCCTTCGGTTATACGAAATGTTCATGGGCCCCCTCGATGCTACCAAACCCTGGACCGATACCGGTGTGAAGGGAGTGTATAATTTTCTGCAACGTGCATTCAGATTTTTCTCCGAACTCGACAATCTGTTTGAAGGAGAAGAAGACAGGGAGGTTTTAAAAGCACTCCATCAATCGATTAAAAAGGTTGAATCGGATATTGAAGCACTAAAATTTAACACGGCCATTTCTCAGTTTATGATATTTACCAACCTGGCTCTTAAGAAAGGAAAGGTAACTAAAGATACTGCCCAGAGTTTTATTCGCATTCTGGCTCCTTTTGCCCCTCATATGAGCGAAGAGTTATGGAATCTTTATGGAAACTCCAACAGCATCGCTTTTGCTGCATGGCCAGAGGTGAACGAAACCTACCTTGTAGAAGATAGCTTTGAATACCCTGTTTCGTTTAATGGTAAAATGCGGTTTAAACTCGAATTTCCGATCGATGAGCTGCCTGCTAACATTGAAAAAGCCACACTCGAACACGAGAGATCGCAAAAGTACCTCGAAGGTTTGCAGGTGGTAAAAGTGGTAGTAGTTCCGCGCAAAATAATAAACATTGTAGTAAAGTAG
- a CDS encoding queuosine precursor transporter: MAGSSKTISSKLFLLYIGLSAFFLGNAILAQFIGVKIFSINDLFNFPENSDLQINMSIGVIIWPLVFITSDILNEYFGKKGVRRISFISAGVILYASVMTYLGTKTPPASFWLDANLAYGVENNFDINLAYNVIFSQGIGIVIGSVTAFLVSQLVDVYVFHYLRGLTEHRFLWLRTTGSTIVSQLIDSFLILFIAFFVLGNWSLKQVFDVGLVQYIYKVGIAILLTPLIYLVHYFIDRYLGKRLSEESMLLADKDW; the protein is encoded by the coding sequence ATGGCAGGCTCCTCTAAAACAATTTCTTCAAAACTATTCTTGCTTTATATAGGCCTGAGTGCATTTTTTTTGGGTAATGCCATATTGGCCCAGTTTATAGGGGTGAAGATATTCAGCATAAACGACCTGTTTAATTTTCCTGAAAATTCAGACTTGCAAATCAATATGAGCATCGGGGTTATCATCTGGCCACTGGTGTTTATTACCTCCGATATTTTAAACGAATATTTTGGTAAAAAGGGTGTCAGGCGAATCAGCTTTATCAGTGCTGGCGTTATACTCTATGCCTCTGTTATGACTTATTTGGGTACAAAAACACCTCCCGCTTCATTCTGGCTTGATGCCAACCTAGCTTATGGGGTCGAAAATAATTTTGATATCAATTTGGCTTACAATGTTATATTTAGCCAGGGTATTGGAATTGTCATTGGTTCGGTAACAGCTTTTCTGGTGAGCCAGCTTGTGGATGTGTATGTATTTCATTACCTGAGAGGTCTTACAGAGCATCGTTTTCTTTGGCTCAGAACTACAGGATCTACAATCGTTTCGCAGCTAATCGATAGTTTTCTTATTTTGTTTATTGCTTTTTTTGTGTTGGGCAACTGGAGCCTGAAGCAAGTGTTTGATGTAGGCCTGGTGCAATACATCTACAAGGTTGGTATTGCCATTCTGCTTACGCCGCTCATTTATCTGGTGCATTACTTTATCGACCGTTATTTGGGGAAAAGGCTTTCTGAAGAATCAATGTTACTGGCCGATAAAGATTGGTAA
- a CDS encoding thioredoxin domain-containing protein — MANKPRFTNSLILETSPYLLQHAHNPVQWKSWGEEALQQAKLENKLLVISIGYSACHWCHVMEHESFEDLEVAELMNQYFVSIKVDREERPDVDNVYMNAIHLMGQRGGWPLNAVALPDGRPIYAATYLPKSQWINLLSQLHEIHTNQPGRLEEYAINLTNGLEEQKNQLILSSENKLNPDLLNEIVSQWTRYFDFEWGGHKGAPKFVLPNALSFLLKYNLFVQNEPIKAYLETSLDAIAAGGIYDHLAGGFARYSTDAEWKVPHFEKMLYDNAQLIALYSEAYQIYKKPRYRQVVNETTHFLINELAASTGGFYAAIDADSENMEGRYYVWTWQELEAALGEKLTKFASTYKLSEEGNWEHGYNVLHTELNVETQTPFLAECFEILLDARKHRPRPATDTKVMTSWNALLVSSLAKAYIVFRDDMYLHTSLSLADFLLENMTADANEVFRIRTSDKQIAGFLDDYSLLAQSLIDLYSASFEEKYLWHARGITEKMCTLFFDTETGFFRYAGQQSESLFSSNFETSDNVIPSSNSVAAHVLHELGIYFNRPDWIELSSRMLEKLTDNLAAQGPYYSNWGILALKKLFSWPEVIITGPDAIIRAQQFEELQNNILVAASQKNSQLPIMKDRFVEGKSLIYVCHQQSCLLPVESVEEALRQLKP; from the coding sequence ATGGCCAATAAGCCCCGCTTTACCAACAGCTTAATCCTCGAAACATCGCCCTACCTGTTGCAACATGCCCATAACCCGGTGCAATGGAAGTCCTGGGGAGAAGAAGCTCTTCAGCAGGCTAAGCTCGAAAATAAATTACTGGTGATAAGCATAGGCTATTCGGCCTGCCATTGGTGCCATGTGATGGAGCACGAGAGTTTTGAGGACCTTGAAGTGGCTGAACTGATGAATCAATACTTTGTCAGTATCAAGGTTGACCGCGAAGAAAGACCCGATGTAGACAATGTATACATGAATGCCATACACCTGATGGGCCAGCGCGGCGGATGGCCGCTTAATGCAGTGGCATTGCCCGATGGCAGGCCCATATATGCTGCAACCTACCTACCTAAATCACAATGGATTAACCTATTAAGCCAACTGCACGAAATACACACAAATCAACCCGGTCGTCTTGAAGAATATGCCATCAACCTTACGAATGGTTTAGAGGAGCAGAAAAACCAATTAATCCTTTCCTCTGAAAATAAACTAAACCCCGATTTACTAAATGAAATAGTAAGCCAATGGACCCGGTATTTCGATTTTGAATGGGGAGGTCACAAGGGAGCACCTAAATTCGTGTTGCCCAATGCCCTTAGTTTTCTTCTAAAATACAATCTGTTCGTCCAGAACGAACCAATTAAAGCCTACCTCGAAACAAGCCTCGACGCCATTGCAGCAGGAGGGATTTATGATCATCTGGCAGGCGGATTTGCCCGCTATTCGACCGATGCAGAATGGAAAGTACCGCACTTCGAAAAAATGCTTTACGACAATGCCCAATTGATTGCTCTCTATTCCGAAGCCTACCAAATTTACAAAAAGCCGCGTTACAGGCAAGTCGTAAACGAAACCACTCATTTTTTAATAAACGAACTTGCAGCATCAACGGGTGGTTTTTATGCCGCGATTGATGCCGACAGCGAAAACATGGAAGGCCGCTATTATGTCTGGACCTGGCAGGAACTGGAAGCTGCCCTAGGCGAAAAACTTACCAAATTTGCATCGACCTACAAGCTTTCAGAAGAAGGAAACTGGGAGCACGGTTACAACGTTTTGCACACGGAATTAAATGTCGAAACTCAAACTCCCTTCTTAGCTGAATGCTTTGAAATATTGCTCGATGCTCGAAAACATCGGCCCAGACCAGCTACCGACACAAAAGTAATGACAAGTTGGAATGCTTTGCTGGTTTCGTCACTGGCGAAGGCTTACATTGTTTTTCGCGATGATATGTACCTTCATACAAGCCTCAGCCTGGCCGATTTTCTGCTCGAAAATATGACCGCCGATGCAAATGAAGTTTTTCGGATTCGCACTTCAGACAAGCAGATAGCCGGTTTTCTGGACGACTATTCCCTGCTTGCCCAAAGCCTTATCGACCTTTACAGTGCCAGTTTTGAAGAAAAGTATCTATGGCATGCCAGAGGTATAACCGAAAAGATGTGTACATTATTCTTCGACACAGAAACCGGGTTTTTCCGATATGCTGGTCAGCAATCGGAAAGTCTGTTTTCTTCGAACTTTGAAACAAGCGACAATGTGATACCCTCTTCCAATTCGGTGGCCGCCCATGTACTGCATGAGCTTGGGATTTATTTCAATCGACCCGATTGGATTGAGTTAAGTTCCAGGATGCTGGAAAAATTGACAGATAACCTTGCTGCACAAGGTCCATACTATTCGAATTGGGGAATACTGGCCCTTAAAAAACTTTTCAGCTGGCCCGAAGTGATAATTACCGGTCCGGATGCGATTATTCGGGCACAACAATTTGAAGAATTGCAGAACAACATCCTGGTTGCTGCAAGTCAAAAGAATTCGCAGTTACCTATCATGAAGGACCGGTTTGTTGAAGGCAAATCATTGATTTACGTATGCCATCAGCAAAGCTGCCTGCTACCGGTTGAATCGGTGGAAGAAGCCCTCCGTCAACTGAAGCCTTAA